A genomic stretch from Ovis canadensis isolate MfBH-ARS-UI-01 breed Bighorn chromosome 5, ARS-UI_OviCan_v2, whole genome shotgun sequence includes:
- the LOC138441288 gene encoding protein PIGBOS1 gives MFGRLTFPQLLFASILGIAGGIYIYQPIFEQYSRDQKELKEKMKLVQDSEEKKS, from the coding sequence ATGTTTGGAAGATTGACTTTTCCACAACTGCTTTTTGCTAGCATCCTTGGAATTGCTGGaggaatatatatttatcaaCCAATATTTGAACAGTATTCCAGAGATCAGAAGGagttaaaagaaaagatgaaattgGTACAAGactcagaagagaagaaaagttgA